One genomic region from Aminivibrio sp. encodes:
- a CDS encoding ABC transporter permease — MRIKVEPRLTSTWKLSVAIPFFSLAAAILSGGVFLFFMGVSPLQAYRAILTSALGDAYGISETVVKAIPLIMAGIAVMLSFTMLIWNIGAEGQIFMGAIAATAMVRFFYTDNKIVMLLLMFLAAAAAGGIWAAIAGYFRAKWNVNEIITTLMLNYVAMNFLNYFVFGPWRDPSSLGFPMTPPFPDSARLPVFWGTRIHGGLVLAIILPLLFWVILKFTRWGYEIRVMGENPKAAGFAGMNYLKNVVLVMFISGAIAGIAGMCELSGLQGRLQHGFSGGYGFTAIIVAWLARLHPIAIIFVSFLMGILLVGGETLQIVMRLPLSSVMVFQGLILFFVLGGEFFRKYTLRIIPAKDTPRKEGA; from the coding sequence GTGAGAATCAAAGTCGAACCCCGGCTGACCTCGACATGGAAACTGTCCGTCGCCATCCCCTTTTTCTCCCTTGCCGCCGCCATTCTCTCGGGAGGAGTGTTCCTCTTTTTCATGGGCGTTTCCCCTCTCCAGGCGTACCGGGCCATTCTCACATCGGCCCTCGGGGATGCCTACGGAATCAGTGAAACGGTGGTAAAGGCCATCCCGCTGATCATGGCAGGCATCGCCGTCATGCTTTCCTTCACCATGCTCATCTGGAATATCGGCGCGGAAGGGCAGATTTTCATGGGAGCCATTGCCGCCACTGCAATGGTCAGGTTCTTCTATACCGACAACAAGATCGTCATGCTCCTGCTCATGTTTCTTGCGGCGGCGGCGGCGGGGGGCATATGGGCGGCCATAGCTGGTTATTTCAGGGCGAAGTGGAACGTCAACGAGATTATCACCACCCTGATGCTCAACTACGTGGCCATGAACTTCCTCAACTATTTCGTCTTCGGCCCGTGGAGAGACCCCTCGAGCCTTGGATTTCCCATGACGCCTCCCTTCCCCGATTCAGCCAGGCTGCCTGTCTTCTGGGGCACCCGCATTCACGGGGGACTCGTCCTTGCGATTATTCTCCCCCTTCTTTTCTGGGTTATCCTGAAGTTTACCCGGTGGGGGTATGAAATCCGGGTCATGGGAGAGAACCCGAAAGCGGCGGGATTCGCAGGGATGAATTACCTGAAGAACGTGGTCCTCGTCATGTTCATTTCCGGCGCCATAGCGGGAATCGCCGGGATGTGCGAGCTTTCCGGGCTCCAGGGCAGGCTCCAGCACGGCTTCTCGGGCGGCTACGGCTTCACCGCCATCATCGTTGCCTGGCTCGCCCGTCTCCATCCCATCGCCATCATTTTCGTCTCTTTCCTCATGGGCATTCTGCTCGTGGGGGGCGAGACGCTCCAGATCGTCATGCGGCTCCCTCTCTCGAGCGTCATGGTGTTTCAGGGCCTGATCCTGTTCTTCGTCCTCGGCGGTGAGTTCTTCCGGAAATACACCCTGAGGATCATTCCGGCGAAAGACACTCCCCGCAAGGAGGGAGCATAA
- a CDS encoding ABC transporter permease, giving the protein MEMIIPILTAAVRSGTPILYATLGEILTEKGGILNLGLEGIMLMGAYTGFSAAYSTGSAWLGVAAAFLVGALMGLVHAFICVSLKGNQVVSGLALAMFGTGASSLLGRNFVGFTIPGLPRISVPILADIPVIGPVFFSHDALTYCSYGLVIFFCWFYSSTRPGLYLRAVGDNPRAADAMGISVAKTRYFYTLAGAGIVAVGGAYMSLAYTKMWGELMTAGRGWIAVALVIFAIWNPARAALGAYLFGGVEAFQLRIQTAGTTIPTPVLMMLPYLMTIGVLLFISIKKGKGIIFGAPASLGTPFFREERD; this is encoded by the coding sequence ATGGAAATGATCATCCCCATCCTCACCGCCGCGGTCAGGAGCGGAACCCCCATTCTCTACGCCACCCTGGGGGAGATTCTCACGGAAAAGGGAGGAATCCTCAACCTCGGCCTTGAAGGCATCATGCTCATGGGGGCCTACACCGGCTTTTCCGCCGCCTATTCCACAGGCAGCGCATGGCTCGGCGTGGCGGCGGCCTTTCTCGTGGGGGCTCTCATGGGCCTTGTCCATGCTTTCATCTGCGTTTCCCTGAAGGGCAACCAGGTGGTCAGCGGCCTCGCTCTGGCCATGTTCGGTACGGGAGCAAGCTCCCTCCTCGGAAGGAACTTCGTCGGCTTCACCATTCCCGGGCTTCCCCGGATCAGCGTCCCCATCCTCGCCGACATCCCGGTGATCGGTCCCGTCTTCTTTTCTCACGACGCCCTGACCTACTGCTCCTACGGCCTGGTGATCTTCTTCTGCTGGTTCTATTCCTCCACCCGGCCCGGGCTCTACCTTCGGGCAGTGGGAGACAACCCGAGGGCGGCGGACGCCATGGGCATTTCCGTGGCGAAGACCCGGTACTTCTATACTCTGGCGGGGGCGGGCATCGTGGCCGTGGGAGGAGCCTACATGTCCCTGGCTTATACAAAGATGTGGGGGGAACTGATGACTGCGGGACGAGGATGGATTGCCGTAGCGCTGGTCATTTTCGCCATCTGGAATCCTGCCCGGGCGGCCCTCGGCGCCTATCTCTTCGGGGGCGTGGAAGCCTTCCAGCTTCGCATCCAGACAGCCGGAACCACCATTCCCACCCCGGTGCTGATGATGCTTCCCTATCTCATGACCATCGGCGTGCTTCTCTTCATCTCGATAAAAAAGGGAAAGGGCATCATTTTCGGAGCCCCGGCTTCCCTGGGAACGCCATTTTTCCGGGAGGAAAGGGACTGA
- a CDS encoding DUF554 domain-containing protein: MDFFFAHVPASGSVLNALAIVIGSLAGLVLHSRLPQRFVAITFQGLGLLTLFLGVFMAQRTQSFLVMAFSIVGGSLLGEYLNLEKGLNRLGEWTKVKIRSKNEKFTEAFIASSLLFCVGSMAILGAIEEGMGEFPRLFVTKSLMDGMASAAMAASMGPGIVFSALPVLLYQGGMTFLAGTVQTVMTQPVIDEVSAVGGLLLLGIGLSILEIKRVKAVNMLPALLFAGILASLFR; this comes from the coding sequence ATGGATTTCTTTTTTGCCCATGTCCCGGCCTCGGGAAGCGTTCTGAACGCCCTTGCCATCGTGATCGGCTCCCTTGCGGGGCTGGTTCTTCACTCGCGCCTTCCCCAGAGGTTCGTAGCCATAACCTTCCAGGGACTGGGACTTCTGACCCTGTTTCTCGGCGTTTTTATGGCTCAGCGCACCCAGAGCTTTCTCGTCATGGCTTTCAGCATCGTCGGAGGTTCCCTTCTCGGGGAATACCTAAACCTCGAGAAGGGACTGAACAGGCTGGGGGAATGGACGAAGGTAAAAATCCGCTCGAAGAACGAAAAGTTCACCGAGGCCTTCATTGCCTCATCCCTTCTCTTCTGCGTCGGCTCCATGGCCATTCTCGGGGCTATCGAGGAAGGCATGGGAGAGTTTCCGAGGCTCTTCGTCACCAAGTCGCTCATGGACGGCATGGCGTCCGCTGCCATGGCCGCCTCCATGGGACCGGGGATCGTGTTCTCGGCCCTTCCGGTGCTGCTCTACCAGGGGGGGATGACCTTTCTTGCGGGGACGGTGCAGACCGTGATGACCCAGCCAGTCATCGACGAGGTGAGCGCCGTGGGCGGCCTCCTTCTTCTCGGCATCGGTCTCTCCATACTGGAGATCAAAAGGGTCAAGGCGGTCAACATGCTTCCAGCCCTTTTGTTCGCCGGAATACTCGCATCCCTTTTCCGGTAG
- a CDS encoding SDR family oxidoreductase → MGGYYENKVAAVTGAASGLGLGITESLLARGARAVFMGDLKEENLARESDRLNAEYPGRVFPVLTDVTKLDEVKKLVGDARDFDGHLDFLFNNAGVGMTLPTEQITFEIWKFVVDLNLMGVVYGTYSAIPIMREQGFGHIVNTGSITGRIPVPYQAVYAATKSAVISMTESLNYELENENLRFSVFCPANVRTAIFGDMTPPPDSISVEEAVEYIFAEMEKKSVVIVLPQAARDFDVLYRTKKDVFDEFARKLADERRENYRTKGTYY, encoded by the coding sequence ATGGGCGGATACTATGAAAACAAGGTGGCTGCCGTCACGGGGGCCGCTTCGGGACTGGGGCTGGGCATCACCGAGAGCTTGCTGGCCAGGGGCGCAAGGGCCGTTTTTATGGGCGACCTCAAGGAGGAAAACCTCGCCCGTGAGTCGGACAGGTTGAACGCCGAATACCCCGGGAGGGTTTTTCCCGTCCTGACGGATGTCACAAAGCTCGACGAGGTAAAAAAGCTGGTGGGTGACGCGAGGGATTTTGACGGACATCTCGATTTCCTCTTCAACAATGCAGGGGTGGGAATGACCCTCCCCACGGAGCAGATTACTTTCGAGATCTGGAAATTCGTTGTGGACCTCAACCTGATGGGCGTGGTCTACGGAACCTACAGCGCCATCCCCATCATGCGGGAGCAGGGCTTCGGTCATATCGTCAATACCGGGTCCATCACCGGCCGGATTCCGGTACCCTATCAGGCGGTGTATGCCGCCACCAAGAGCGCCGTCATATCCATGACGGAAAGCCTCAATTACGAGCTGGAAAACGAAAATCTCCGGTTCAGCGTCTTCTGCCCCGCCAACGTCCGGACGGCGATCTTCGGCGATATGACCCCTCCGCCTGACTCCATAAGTGTGGAGGAGGCAGTGGAATACATTTTCGCCGAAATGGAGAAAAAATCGGTGGTGATCGTGCTTCCCCAGGCGGCCCGGGATTTCGATGTCCTTTACAGGACGAAGAAGGACGTGTTCGACGAGTTTGCCCGGAAGCTGGCTGATGAGCGGAGGGAGAACTACAGGACGAAGGGAACCTATTATTGA
- a CDS encoding acetoacetate decarboxylase family protein, with the protein MRGRFVLKDDDIYKMPVHFGGAPFTPVRTVYGDMTGITVIFETDPEALLSILPEDFELLAPMVNVQFANAREVDWMSGGEYRLIQVSSPVRYLGNDEGLEGEYVFVIWENKACPILGGREEDGMPKIYADIASERHYGEEWFTAASYESHTFLSLEFSRKEEQGEAEIWQINTRSKVNYFGWRYLPNLGKGGASLSHATLYPQEMTVKKGWKGEGRLLWTPPDWWKHPLQARIISTLASLPVLKMAGGTMVKGVARLNVGDSRRLP; encoded by the coding sequence ATGAGGGGTAGGTTTGTGCTTAAGGACGACGACATCTACAAGATGCCGGTGCATTTCGGGGGAGCCCCATTCACTCCCGTGCGGACCGTCTACGGCGATATGACGGGGATTACCGTCATCTTTGAAACGGACCCGGAAGCTCTCCTGTCCATTCTACCGGAGGATTTCGAACTCCTTGCCCCCATGGTGAACGTACAGTTCGCCAATGCGCGGGAAGTCGACTGGATGTCCGGCGGCGAGTACCGGCTCATCCAGGTGTCTTCTCCCGTCAGGTACCTGGGAAATGACGAGGGACTGGAGGGGGAATACGTTTTTGTCATTTGGGAGAACAAGGCATGCCCCATCCTGGGAGGGCGCGAGGAGGACGGCATGCCGAAAATCTACGCCGACATCGCCTCGGAACGCCATTACGGGGAAGAGTGGTTCACTGCGGCGAGCTACGAGTCCCATACGTTTCTCTCCCTCGAGTTTTCGAGAAAGGAAGAACAGGGAGAAGCTGAAATTTGGCAGATCAACACCCGGTCAAAGGTAAACTATTTCGGTTGGAGGTACCTTCCCAACCTGGGGAAAGGAGGGGCTTCCCTGAGCCATGCCACTCTCTATCCCCAGGAAATGACCGTGAAGAAAGGCTGGAAAGGGGAGGGGCGGTTGCTCTGGACACCTCCCGACTGGTGGAAACATCCCCTGCAGGCGCGGATCATCAGTACCCTTGCCTCCCTTCCCGTGCTGAAGATGGCAGGAGGGACCATGGTCAAGGGCGTCGCACGGCTGAACGTGGGTGATTCGAGAAGACTGCCGTAA
- a CDS encoding M15 family metallopeptidase, with amino-acid sequence MNHPYQDIPICLPDTFSWDASRRIPVEENGEPLVSAGYLPEKILASPQYYIHGVEGAIPECFVRRSVLVRLSSAADLLPQGCRLVLLDCWRPRAVQTSLFQKFRSELREKMPLLDDQEISTLASQFVAKPSVSPAHPSPHVTGGAVDLTIVDESGLCIPMGTEFDETTDRSATDYFERKLAAKERMTAAEEEALSNRRLLYAVMTRAGFTNYPDEWWHYDYGNQSWALLRGEKTAPYGAAEPPFRWKSL; translated from the coding sequence ATGAACCACCCCTATCAGGATATACCGATTTGTCTGCCGGATACCTTTTCATGGGATGCTTCCCGGCGGATACCAGTGGAGGAGAACGGTGAACCCCTCGTTTCTGCGGGCTACCTTCCGGAGAAAATCCTGGCGAGTCCCCAGTATTACATTCACGGCGTCGAGGGGGCGATTCCAGAGTGTTTTGTCCGACGCTCGGTGCTTGTGCGCCTGAGCAGCGCAGCTGACCTGTTGCCCCAGGGGTGCCGGTTGGTCCTGCTCGACTGCTGGAGGCCCAGGGCGGTGCAGACCTCTCTTTTCCAGAAATTCAGGTCCGAACTGAGGGAGAAGATGCCCCTGCTCGACGACCAGGAAATCTCCACGCTGGCCTCCCAGTTCGTGGCGAAGCCCTCCGTATCCCCCGCCCATCCCTCCCCTCATGTCACGGGGGGAGCCGTGGACCTGACCATCGTGGATGAATCGGGCCTCTGTATCCCTATGGGCACGGAATTCGACGAAACTACGGACAGGTCGGCCACAGATTATTTCGAGAGGAAACTGGCGGCGAAGGAGCGGATGACCGCAGCGGAAGAGGAGGCTCTCTCCAACAGGAGACTGCTGTATGCCGTCATGACCAGGGCCGGTTTCACGAATTATCCGGACGAGTGGTGGCATTACGATTACGGCAACCAGAGCTGGGCGCTGCTCAGGGGGGAAAAAACGGCCCCTTACGGCGCCGCCGAACCGCCATTTCGCTGGAAGTCCCTATAA
- a CDS encoding TRAP transporter large permease, protein MGLSMLFAFLILMILGVPLYLSLLSTSLFGIVMLGDLSLLRVMSQQFFGGMDVFSLMAIPFFILAGILMNRSGLTDRLLDFSRLLVGSVRGGLGYVNVVGGIILAGVNGSAAADASALGSILIPAMVKDGFSPPYAAGLTAGSALIGPIIPPSIFMIIYATMTNTSIGGLFAAGILPGVALGGAFMAMNYVYSHRYQVPVADFADVRKRKKEILVRSLVALFAPVIIVGGIVTGIVTPTESGALAVGYCLLAGLFYTRQLTMTALAESFYETVRLSSSIFLIMGAATVIGWLLKWEQVPQKFASLILQAGLLDKPWLLMIVLSAIIFPVGMFMEEVSTLALLTPIFAPIALKAGIDPFHFGVVMTLNVTIALITPPMGACNYIVAAVGRVKLADVFVHIWPFIGVALLVLLVIISFPPLTTLLPRLLNL, encoded by the coding sequence ATGGGCCTGTCCATGCTGTTCGCCTTTCTGATTCTCATGATTCTCGGCGTTCCCCTTTACCTTTCCCTGCTCTCCACGTCCCTCTTCGGCATCGTGATGCTGGGAGACCTGTCCCTTCTCAGGGTCATGAGCCAGCAGTTTTTCGGAGGGATGGATGTCTTCTCCCTAATGGCCATTCCGTTTTTCATCCTTGCGGGCATCCTTATGAACCGATCCGGCCTCACCGACCGCCTTCTTGACTTCAGCAGGCTCCTTGTGGGTTCGGTCAGGGGCGGCCTCGGCTACGTCAACGTGGTGGGGGGGATCATCCTCGCAGGCGTTAACGGCTCCGCCGCGGCGGACGCCTCGGCTCTCGGCTCCATCCTCATCCCTGCCATGGTGAAGGACGGCTTCTCTCCTCCCTATGCGGCTGGACTCACGGCAGGAAGTGCCCTCATCGGTCCGATCATCCCGCCGAGCATCTTCATGATCATCTACGCCACCATGACCAACACCTCCATCGGAGGACTGTTCGCTGCGGGGATCCTTCCCGGGGTTGCCCTCGGCGGGGCTTTCATGGCCATGAACTATGTCTATTCCCACAGGTACCAGGTTCCCGTGGCGGATTTCGCCGATGTCCGGAAACGGAAAAAAGAGATCCTCGTCCGTTCTCTGGTGGCCCTTTTCGCCCCCGTGATCATCGTCGGGGGAATCGTCACCGGGATCGTCACCCCCACCGAATCGGGAGCGCTGGCGGTGGGGTACTGCCTTCTGGCCGGGCTTTTCTACACCAGGCAGCTCACGATGACGGCTCTGGCGGAATCATTTTATGAGACGGTGAGGCTTTCCAGCTCCATCTTTCTCATCATGGGAGCAGCCACAGTCATCGGGTGGCTCCTCAAATGGGAGCAGGTCCCCCAGAAGTTCGCCTCCCTCATCCTCCAGGCGGGACTGCTGGACAAGCCGTGGCTTCTCATGATCGTGCTGAGCGCTATCATCTTCCCCGTCGGCATGTTCATGGAAGAAGTTTCCACCCTGGCCCTCCTTACCCCCATCTTTGCTCCTATAGCTCTGAAGGCGGGGATCGACCCCTTTCATTTCGGCGTGGTCATGACCCTCAACGTCACCATCGCCCTTATAACGCCCCCCATGGGAGCGTGCAACTATATTGTCGCCGCCGTGGGCAGGGTGAAGCTGGCGGACGTGTTCGTCCACATCTGGCCCTTCATCGGCGTGGCCCTTCTTGTGCTGCTGGTCATCATTTCGTTCCCGCCGCTGACCACACTGCTTCCGCGGCTGCTGAATCTCTGA
- a CDS encoding TRAP transporter small permease has translation MEPARHPEQKRSGLARWTRRLERISAWTACFLLLVNVGDILLGIFCRYVLKSSIIWTEEVARFSLVWMVMMGALGAAVKGDHMVIDFVVPRFPAALRRFVEWGRFLLAVGILSLMIRLGWVNAVQIWDMKTMALNIPKTIPLLSIPVGFALLLAGTVLMHLQTVGRR, from the coding sequence ATGGAACCCGCCCGTCACCCTGAGCAAAAAAGGAGCGGTCTCGCCCGCTGGACCCGCAGGCTTGAGCGGATCAGCGCATGGACTGCCTGTTTTCTCCTGCTGGTCAATGTCGGCGACATTCTCCTCGGCATTTTCTGCCGCTATGTGCTGAAAAGCTCCATCATCTGGACCGAAGAAGTGGCCCGTTTCTCTCTCGTATGGATGGTGATGATGGGCGCCCTGGGTGCGGCGGTGAAGGGGGACCACATGGTCATCGACTTTGTGGTCCCCCGCTTTCCCGCTGCACTGCGGAGATTCGTCGAGTGGGGGCGCTTCCTGCTTGCTGTCGGTATCCTGTCCCTCATGATCCGGCTCGGATGGGTCAACGCCGTCCAGATCTGGGACATGAAAACCATGGCACTGAACATTCCCAAGACCATCCCCCTGCTCTCAATACCCGTGGGCTTCGCCCTTCTTCTTGCCGGAACGGTCCTCATGCATCTGCAGACCGTAGGAAGGAGGTGA
- the dctP gene encoding TRAP transporter substrate-binding protein DctP codes for MKFRRFAVLFMVAVFCLAVPFGAEAALEVKMSYNGPADAENNAVHFFAENFAKLVAEGTGGEVVVKLFPDSQLGNEEERMELLSKQGMNQPIINVASFAGVAPVFPEIYASAIPFMFNNYKAAHFFFDESRYWNRAKEEFHKRTGAYLLEAVEEGGFLAFSNNKKEIRSPEDFKGLKFRGMDEGQIILYKSFGASGTPIPWTELYMALKTGVVDGQMNPAMYIKMGSLYEVQKYLTLANIQYSDQFLVINGDFLDSLTPEHKAAVIEAGKKANALNREAMADQDKKDIDFLVEKGMVAYAPTNEEMDAFRAAGQPAYVEWLKSKAGEDWLNLALECAKNANEKAK; via the coding sequence ATGAAGTTCCGAAGGTTTGCGGTGCTTTTTATGGTCGCAGTGTTCTGCCTGGCGGTTCCTTTCGGGGCCGAGGCTGCCCTGGAGGTCAAAATGTCCTACAACGGCCCGGCGGACGCTGAAAACAACGCTGTGCACTTTTTCGCGGAAAACTTCGCCAAACTGGTTGCCGAGGGGACCGGCGGCGAAGTGGTTGTGAAGCTCTTCCCGGACAGCCAGCTCGGGAACGAGGAAGAGCGCATGGAACTGCTCTCGAAGCAGGGAATGAACCAACCCATCATCAATGTGGCTTCCTTTGCCGGAGTTGCGCCGGTCTTCCCGGAAATCTACGCTTCCGCCATACCATTCATGTTCAACAACTACAAGGCTGCTCACTTCTTCTTCGATGAAAGCCGGTACTGGAACAGGGCGAAGGAAGAGTTCCACAAGCGCACCGGCGCCTATCTCCTCGAAGCCGTGGAGGAGGGAGGCTTCCTCGCCTTCTCGAACAACAAGAAGGAAATCCGCTCCCCCGAAGACTTCAAGGGACTGAAATTCCGCGGCATGGACGAAGGCCAGATCATTCTGTACAAGTCCTTCGGTGCCAGCGGAACCCCCATCCCGTGGACGGAACTCTACATGGCCCTCAAGACCGGCGTGGTGGACGGCCAGATGAACCCTGCCATGTACATCAAGATGGGAAGTCTTTATGAAGTGCAGAAATACCTCACCCTGGCCAACATCCAGTATTCCGACCAGTTCCTGGTAATCAACGGCGATTTCCTCGATTCACTCACGCCGGAGCACAAGGCGGCCGTCATCGAGGCAGGGAAAAAGGCCAACGCCCTGAACCGAGAGGCCATGGCCGATCAGGACAAAAAGGATATCGATTTCCTTGTTGAAAAAGGCATGGTCGCCTACGCACCCACGAACGAAGAAATGGACGCTTTCCGTGCTGCCGGCCAGCCCGCTTACGTGGAATGGCTGAAGTCCAAGGCTGGTGAGGATTGGCTCAACCTCGCCCTCGAGTGTGCGAAGAACGCGAACGAGAAGGCGAAATAG
- a CDS encoding DUF3536 domain-containing protein gives MVRSVCIHGHFYQPPRENPWIGEIEIQESAAPWHDWNERVAAECYGPNGAARILDDEGWIRSIVNNYSRISFNFGPTLLSWMERKRPDIYEAVLRADGLGIARFSGHGPALAQVYNHMILPLANRRDKETQVIWGMEDFRARFGRDPEGMWLAETAVDTETLEVLAENGVSFTILAPRQAAAVRHAGKEDWIDVTGERVDVFRPYRCPLPSGKSMVLFFYHGGIAQQVAFGETLRNGSAFASMLLDSVLASPAKFPLLSVATDGETFGHHHKYGDMALAYCLDRLERSDRVNLTIYGEYLEKHPPTDEVRIAENSSWSCVHGVERWRSDCGCSAHSRAGWSQGWRKPLREALDGLRDTLSPLFSEEGRSVLPDPYGARNRYVSVLPGRDGDKVREFLEGEAGRPLSREELVRSVSLLEMERNLMLMYTSCGWFFDEISGIETLQVMAYAARALELGERLFPARDFRTPFMTKLAEARSNIAEFRDGRRIFDIFVEPLRADLLRAGAHFAVSCLFVPGEQKACSPELCAFSSYRISGCSVERKESGNNRYALGYLRIMSETTFEEDDLFVAALYRGGKDVLCGVARKTAPADGNGVRERIEATLRGGDEQALVEFFGHNVYSLRHLFKDEQRRILTLIISEDVAAVTDMLRKTVRDYSEVLSFLATLSMPAPEAFRSAAEVVLNDDLRKALESLHLDFIFLERRVTDAETWGISLDLETLRHTAARRLEEFLARLGEAPENRAVLEELHALLSFLERRKWDVNLWEVQNLFAKILNGNREIAPETSELYKGISAMLKVRPESGASDFFPPPPAWRNRR, from the coding sequence ATGGTCCGTTCAGTATGCATTCACGGTCATTTCTACCAGCCCCCCAGGGAAAACCCCTGGATCGGGGAGATCGAGATACAGGAATCAGCCGCTCCATGGCACGACTGGAACGAACGGGTCGCGGCGGAGTGCTACGGCCCGAACGGGGCCGCGAGAATCCTCGATGACGAGGGATGGATCCGGAGCATTGTCAACAACTATTCCCGCATCAGCTTCAATTTCGGGCCGACTCTCCTTTCCTGGATGGAGAGAAAACGCCCCGACATCTACGAGGCTGTTCTGCGGGCGGACGGGCTGGGGATCGCGAGATTCTCCGGCCACGGACCCGCCCTCGCCCAGGTGTATAACCACATGATCCTCCCCCTGGCAAACAGAAGGGACAAGGAAACCCAGGTCATCTGGGGGATGGAGGATTTCCGGGCCCGCTTCGGCAGGGACCCCGAGGGTATGTGGCTCGCCGAGACCGCCGTCGATACGGAGACCCTGGAAGTCCTGGCCGAAAACGGCGTCTCCTTCACCATTCTCGCTCCCCGCCAGGCCGCAGCCGTAAGACATGCGGGCAAAGAAGACTGGATCGACGTCACGGGAGAACGGGTGGATGTCTTTCGGCCATATCGCTGCCCTCTTCCGTCGGGAAAATCCATGGTCCTGTTTTTCTACCACGGCGGCATCGCCCAGCAGGTGGCCTTTGGTGAAACGCTCCGGAACGGAAGTGCCTTCGCCTCCATGCTGCTGGATTCCGTCCTGGCCTCTCCCGCCAAATTTCCCCTTCTCTCCGTGGCCACCGACGGCGAGACCTTCGGCCACCATCACAAGTACGGGGACATGGCTCTCGCCTACTGCCTCGACAGGCTCGAACGGAGCGATCGCGTGAATCTTACCATTTACGGCGAATATCTGGAAAAGCACCCCCCCACAGACGAGGTCAGGATAGCCGAAAACTCCTCCTGGAGCTGCGTGCACGGTGTCGAGCGGTGGCGGAGCGACTGCGGCTGTTCCGCCCATTCCAGGGCGGGCTGGAGTCAGGGGTGGAGAAAACCCCTGAGAGAAGCCCTGGACGGCCTTCGGGACACGCTTTCTCCTCTTTTTTCTGAAGAGGGGAGATCGGTACTTCCTGACCCTTACGGGGCCAGGAACAGGTATGTATCCGTCCTGCCCGGAAGGGACGGCGACAAGGTCCGGGAATTCCTCGAGGGAGAAGCGGGACGGCCCCTGTCCCGGGAAGAGCTTGTCCGGTCGGTTTCCCTGCTGGAGATGGAGCGAAACCTCATGCTCATGTACACCAGCTGCGGCTGGTTCTTCGACGAGATTTCCGGTATAGAAACTCTTCAGGTGATGGCTTACGCCGCGAGGGCCCTTGAATTGGGGGAGCGGCTTTTTCCGGCCCGGGATTTTCGAACCCCCTTCATGACGAAGCTTGCCGAGGCCAGAAGCAACATCGCCGAATTCCGGGACGGCCGGAGAATTTTCGACATCTTCGTCGAACCCCTCCGGGCGGACCTGCTTCGGGCAGGGGCTCATTTCGCCGTTTCCTGTCTTTTTGTCCCGGGGGAACAAAAAGCCTGTTCCCCTGAACTGTGTGCCTTTTCCTCCTACCGTATTTCCGGGTGTTCCGTCGAGCGAAAGGAAAGCGGGAACAACAGGTACGCTCTCGGGTACCTCAGGATCATGTCCGAGACCACCTTCGAGGAGGATGATCTCTTCGTGGCGGCACTCTACCGGGGCGGAAAGGATGTCCTGTGCGGGGTGGCCCGGAAAACCGCTCCGGCGGACGGAAACGGAGTGCGGGAAAGAATAGAGGCCACCCTGAGGGGCGGGGACGAACAGGCCCTGGTCGAGTTCTTCGGTCATAATGTTTACTCTCTCAGGCACCTTTTCAAGGACGAACAGCGGAGGATCCTTACCCTCATCATCTCCGAGGACGTGGCCGCCGTTACTGACATGCTCCGGAAGACGGTCAGGGATTATTCTGAAGTCCTTTCCTTCCTTGCGACCCTCTCCATGCCCGCACCGGAAGCCTTCCGGAGCGCCGCTGAGGTGGTGCTGAACGACGACCTGCGGAAAGCCTTGGAAAGCCTTCACCTGGACTTTATTTTCCTGGAGCGGAGGGTGACGGATGCCGAAACCTGGGGAATTTCCCTTGACCTGGAGACCCTGCGTCATACTGCCGCCCGGCGTCTCGAGGAATTCCTGGCCAGGCTCGGGGAGGCGCCGGAGAACCGGGCTGTCCTCGAGGAACTCCATGCCCTGCTCTCCTTTCTTGAAAGGAGAAAGTGGGATGTGAATCTCTGGGAGGTGCAGAATCTGTTCGCGAAGATCCTGAACGGCAACCGGGAGATTGCTCCGGAAACGTCGGAATTGTATAAAGGCATTTCGGCCATGCTCAAGGTCAGGCCCGAGAGCGGCGCCTCGGATTTTTTCCCTCCTCCCCCCGCCTGGAGAAACCGCCGGTAG